A genomic window from Fibrobacterota bacterium includes:
- a CDS encoding RNA 2'-phosphotransferase: MNKALVSKSKFLSLLLRHAPETIGLSLDAQGWANLSELVRLANAAGTEIDLDDIYEIVETNEKKRFEISLDDQRIRAVQGHSIGVDLQLEPTIPPEFLYHGTARDFLESILAQGIRKGKRQYVHLSQEVSTAMQVGGRHGKPVALVVESAKMAQAGHLFYKAKNGVWLTDHVPPDQVRTE; this comes from the coding sequence ATGAACAAAGCCCTCGTTTCCAAAAGCAAATTCCTCAGCCTCCTCTTACGCCACGCCCCCGAGACCATCGGCCTGTCGCTGGACGCCCAAGGCTGGGCGAACCTATCGGAGCTGGTGAGACTGGCCAACGCCGCTGGCACCGAGATCGATCTGGACGACATCTACGAGATCGTCGAGACCAACGAAAAGAAGCGCTTCGAGATCAGCCTCGACGACCAGCGAATCCGCGCCGTCCAGGGTCACTCCATCGGGGTGGACCTCCAGTTGGAGCCAACTATTCCGCCGGAATTTCTCTACCACGGTACCGCCAGGGACTTCCTGGAAAGCATTCTGGCCCAGGGAATCCGTAAAGGCAAGCGCCAATACGTCCATCTGTCACAGGAAGTATCCACCGCCATGCAGGTAGGTGGTCGCCACGGCAAGCCCGTCGCACTGGTGGTGGAATCTGCAAAGATGGCGCAAGCAGGCCACCTCTTCTACAAGGCAAAAAACGGCGTATGGCTAACAGATCATGTCCCGCCAGATCAGGTGCGGACGGAGTAA